A window of Gadus chalcogrammus isolate NIFS_2021 chromosome 16, NIFS_Gcha_1.0, whole genome shotgun sequence contains these coding sequences:
- the LOC130406259 gene encoding zona pellucida sperm-binding protein 3-like, with the protein MPSRQLLIVSLVFACTGLRDAKSLKERVESRMGADPERPGSRGPPHRYAGSRPPRAVGQLSSWAYPKEPAAPVASMNPPMFQLRPPTTTRDNLAVRCGEDSVDVEVSQDLQGTGRLVQPDELTLGGCAATLADDSSQVLLFHSQLHGCNSKLILTNDKLVYAFKLLYKPKYRKGVTIVRTVAAAIGVECHYSRLQLASISPF; encoded by the exons ATGCCGTCCAGACAGCTTCTTATCGTTTCGTTGGTCTTTGCATGCACTGGACTCCGTGATGCCAAATCCCTTAAAGAAAGAGTGGAATCCCGCATGGGAGCCGACCCTGAGAGACCCGGCTCCAGGGGGCCGCCCCACCGATATGCTGGTTCCCGACCGCCACGAGCAGTCGGACAGCTGTCATCATGGGCGTATCCCAAGGAACCGGCGGCACCTGTGGCTTCTATGAACCCCCCGATGTTTCAGCTGAGACCTCCAACGACGACCAGGGACAATTTAGCCGTGCGCTGTGGAGAGGACTCTGTGGACGTGGAGGTCAGCCAGGACCTCCAAGGGACCGGTCGCCTTGTGCAACCGGATGAGCTGACGCTGGGTGGTTGTGCAGCCACCCTGGCCGATGACTCTTCTCAAGTGCTCCTCTTTCACTCCCAGCTGCATGGGTGCAACAGTAAACTCATA CTGACAAACGATAAACTTGTCTATGCCTTCAAGCTGCTCTACAAGCCCAAGTACCGAAAAGGCGTCACTATCGTGAGAACCGTGGCCGCTGCGATCGGAGTGGAGTGTCACTACTCACGACTTCAGCTGGCTTCAATTAGCCCGTTTTAG